The Rhodococcus antarcticus DNA segment GGAGTGCTCGCGCTGCAGGGCGACGTCCGCGAGCACCTCGTCGCGCTGGCCCGCGCGGGGGCCGATCCGGTGCCGGTCCGCCGGGAGGCGGAGCTCGCCGCGGTGCACGCAGTGGTGCTGCCGGGCGGTGAGTCGACCACCATGAGTCGGCTGCTGCGCACCTTCGAGCTGCTCGAGCCGCTGCGCGAGCGCATCGCGTCGGGGCTGCCCACCTACGGTTCCTGCGCCGGGATGATCCTGCTGGCCCGCGAGGTGCTGGACACCCGGGCCGACGCGGTGGGGGTGGGGGGTCTCGACGTCACCGTCCGCCGCAACGCCTTCGGCCGGCAGGTCGACTCGTTCGAGACCGATCTCGACGTGGTGGGCGTCGTAGGCCCCCCGGTGCGCGCGGTGTTCATCCGGGCGCCGTGGGTGGAACGGGTGGGCGACGGCGTGCAGGTGCTGGCGCGGGTGCCCCCGGGACACGGGGCCGCCGACGGGCGGGTGGTGGCCGTCCGCCAGGGATCGGTGCTGGCCACCTCCTTCCACCCCGAGGTGACCGGCGATGGCCGGGTTCACGAGCTGTTCCTGCGGATGGTGCGGGAGTCCGCCGACGGTGACATGGGTTGACCGGCTCCGCCGGTTAGGATCGCCGCACTGTCCCGAGCACCTGACCGGAAGGGGCGCGCGCCGATGAGCGGCCACTCCAAGTGGGCGACCACGAAGCACAAGAAGGCCGTGATCGACGCACGCCGCGGCAAGTCGTTCGCCAAGCTCGTCAAGAACATCGAGGTGGCTGCGCGCACGGGCGGGGGCGACCCCGTCGGCAACCCGACGCTGTTCGACGCCATCCAGAAGGCGAAGAAG contains these protein-coding regions:
- the pdxT gene encoding pyridoxal 5'-phosphate synthase glutaminase subunit PdxT is translated as MTGRPVVGVLALQGDVREHLVALARAGADPVPVRREAELAAVHAVVLPGGESTTMSRLLRTFELLEPLRERIASGLPTYGSCAGMILLAREVLDTRADAVGVGGLDVTVRRNAFGRQVDSFETDLDVVGVVGPPVRAVFIRAPWVERVGDGVQVLARVPPGHGAADGRVVAVRQGSVLATSFHPEVTGDGRVHELFLRMVRESADGDMG